A window from Temnothorax longispinosus isolate EJ_2023e chromosome 1, Tlon_JGU_v1, whole genome shotgun sequence encodes these proteins:
- the Atpsynb gene encoding ATP synthase subunit b, mitochondrial, translating into MLSRLALRNAQLLSTAVRGAQSASSVATEPTRPKRLIDPSPVRHGFIPEEWFQAFYPKTGASGPYVFAISVSTYLLSKEIYVLEHEFYNGISLLIICVASVKLFGPKLAEILDKGIDKYHNELEETRNKQVTDYENVISHEKKVQASLDGQKMIMDIKKENVKMQLEATYRERLVQVYQEVKKRLDYQVQIQNLERRIAQKHMVQWIVNGVLKSITPEQEKATLQQCIKDLEALAAKV; encoded by the exons ATGCTGTCAAGATTGGCTCTTCGCAATG CTCAGTTGCTGTCCACTGCTGTACGTGGAGCACAAAGTGCTTCGTCAGTAGCAACGGAACCAACTCGTCCTAAACGTTTGATTGACCCGTCTCCAGTTAGACATGGATTTATACCTGAGGAGTGGTTTCAAGCATTCTATCCAAAAACTGGTGCATCAG ggCCATATGTATTTGCTATAAGCGTGAGCACTTATCTACTTTCCAAGGAAATTTATGTCCTGGAGCACGAATTTTATAATGGGATATCTCTGTTAATAATATGTGTAGCAAGTGTAAAGCTATTTGGTCCAAAACTTGCTGAGATACTGGATAAAGGAATAGATAAGTACCATAATGAGCTTGAAGAGACTAGGAACAAACAAGTGACTGATTACGAAAATGTAATTTCTCATGAAAAGAAAGTGCAAGCGAGCTTGGATGgacaaaaaatgataatgGACATTAAGAAGGAAAACGTTAAGATGCAGCTGGAAGCAACATATAGAGAACGCTTGGTGCAAGTCTACCAAGAG GTGAAGAAGCGTCTTGACTACCAAGTGCAAATACAAAATCTTGAACGCCGAATCGCACAGAAGCATATGGTGCAGTGGATTGTGAATGGAGTATTGAAGTCTATCACTCCTGAACAGGAAAAAGCAACTCTTCAGCAATGTATCAAAGATCTTGAAGCTCTTGCTGCAAAAGTGTAA